In Abyssisolibacter fermentans, a single window of DNA contains:
- a CDS encoding Asp23/Gls24 family envelope stress response protein: MPKTINNQYGNIMIDENVFATIAAISAMECYGLVGMASKNTTDNLVRLLKKEHLTKGVKITINDDEVNIDLFIIVQFGTKISVVADNIIGKVKYNVQQLTGVEVDKVNVYVQGVRVQKEK; encoded by the coding sequence ATGCCAAAAACTATTAATAATCAATATGGAAATATAATGATAGATGAAAATGTTTTTGCAACTATAGCTGCTATATCTGCAATGGAATGTTATGGATTAGTTGGTATGGCTTCTAAAAATACAACTGATAATTTAGTTAGATTACTAAAGAAGGAACATCTTACAAAGGGTGTTAAGATTACTATTAATGACGATGAAGTTAATATAGATTTGTTTATTATAGTGCAATTTGGTACTAAAATATCTGTTGTAGCGGATAATATTATTGGAAAAGTCAAATATAATGTTCAACAGTTAACAGGAGTTGAAGTAGATAAAGTTAATGTTTACGTACAAGGTGTTAGAGTTCAAAAGGAAAAGTAA
- a CDS encoding DAK2 domain-containing protein, with the protein MLNITYIDGAMLKKLLIAGAKALENNKEQVNALNVFPVPDGDTGTNMSLTLSSASKEILKMNNDNIEDIATSASKGSLMGARGNSGVILSQLFRGFAKGLRGKDKLGIKDIAQAFGLASDTAYKAVMKPIEGTILTVARECAEKAIELSENESDIIVFLEKVLSHGEMVLQKTPEMLDVLKQAGVVDAGGKGLLIILKGAYNVLIGKEDVDINIVHDNTPKQTHEIVTGDIKFGYCTEFIINNAKDSSENFRKQIVKYGDSIIVIGDGDIIKTHIHTNEPGTVLQKALSIGELMDIKIENMRLQHKNVLFNEEDKKENDSQEMKKYGIIAVVRGKGVEDVFRDLNVDYIIEGGQTMNPSTEDILKAVDSLKAENIIILPNNGNIILTAQQVQKISEKNIGIIPTKNIPQGVGALISFDSDLDLDENIECMTEALEDIKSGEVTTAVRDTVINDIEIKEGDIIGIYDGSIVKAGKDLENTSFEMISQMIDEDTDIVTIFYGEDVTLEDAQQLVSKIKSEIDDCDIELVYGGQPLYYYLVSVE; encoded by the coding sequence ATGTTGAATATTACATATATTGATGGAGCTATGCTTAAAAAATTGCTGATAGCAGGAGCGAAAGCTTTAGAAAACAACAAAGAGCAGGTAAATGCATTAAATGTATTTCCTGTACCAGATGGTGATACTGGAACAAATATGTCTTTGACTTTAAGCTCAGCTTCAAAGGAAATTCTTAAGATGAATAACGATAATATTGAAGATATAGCAACATCAGCTTCAAAAGGTTCTTTAATGGGAGCTAGAGGAAATTCAGGTGTTATATTATCTCAGCTTTTTAGAGGCTTTGCTAAAGGTTTAAGAGGAAAGGACAAGCTAGGTATAAAAGATATAGCACAGGCTTTTGGATTAGCTTCAGATACTGCATATAAAGCTGTAATGAAACCTATTGAGGGTACCATACTTACAGTAGCTAGAGAGTGTGCCGAGAAAGCAATTGAATTATCAGAAAATGAAAGTGATATAATAGTGTTTTTAGAAAAGGTATTATCCCATGGGGAGATGGTATTACAAAAAACACCAGAAATGCTTGATGTATTAAAGCAAGCAGGCGTAGTAGATGCAGGTGGAAAAGGATTATTAATAATACTAAAAGGTGCTTATAACGTATTGATAGGCAAGGAAGATGTCGATATTAATATAGTACATGATAATACTCCAAAACAAACACATGAAATTGTAACAGGAGATATAAAATTTGGTTATTGTACTGAATTTATAATAAATAATGCAAAAGATAGTTCAGAAAACTTTAGAAAGCAGATAGTAAAGTATGGTGATTCTATTATAGTAATAGGTGATGGAGATATAATAAAAACACATATACATACTAACGAGCCAGGAACAGTTTTACAAAAAGCTTTAAGTATTGGTGAACTAATGGATATAAAAATAGAAAACATGAGATTGCAGCATAAAAATGTTTTATTTAATGAAGAAGATAAAAAAGAAAATGATAGTCAAGAAATGAAAAAATATGGGATAATTGCTGTAGTTAGAGGTAAAGGGGTAGAAGATGTCTTTAGAGATTTAAATGTTGACTACATCATAGAGGGTGGTCAAACAATGAACCCTAGTACAGAAGATATATTAAAAGCTGTTGATTCTTTGAAAGCAGAGAATATAATTATACTGCCTAACAATGGCAACATTATTTTAACAGCACAGCAGGTACAGAAAATAAGTGAAAAAAACATTGGAATTATTCCTACAAAAAATATTCCTCAAGGTGTTGGTGCTTTAATTTCATTTGATAGTGATTTAGATTTAGACGAGAATATTGAATGTATGACAGAAGCACTAGAAGATATAAAAAGTGGAGAGGTTACTACAGCCGTAAGAGATACTGTTATTAATGATATAGAGATTAAAGAAGGAGATATCATTGGTATTTATGATGGTAGTATAGTTAAAGCTGGTAAAGATTTAGAAAATACAAGTTTTGAGATGATTAGTCAAATGATTGATGAAGACACTGATATAGTTACTATCTTCTATGGAGAAGATGTGACCCTAGAAGATGCTCAACAACTAGTTTCTAAGATTAAATCTGAAATAGATGATTGTGATATAGAACTTGTTTATGGAGGTCAGCCATTATATTATTATTTAGTTTCAGTTGAATAA
- the recG gene encoding ATP-dependent DNA helicase RecG: protein MDSLCNSIQYVKGVGPKRAEKLKKLGINTYYDALYYFPRGYEDKSEKIKIVQGQDGKRQTFELWVAGKAAMSRPNRKLTILKMQVRDETATAQIVWFNQAYMKDKFKIGQKIIVTGKIKRVYNRIEIHNPVIESDNKFKNISKITPIYPLTKGIKNNDIIRIVDNVITDTVDTIQDTLPNSLMIQNDLIDLKTALKDIHFPQNMDSYAKARRRLVFEEFFMFQLGLMSIRKKINNNEGIKFNKSPKIYDLIDTFPFKLTNAQDKVLSEILSDMNSNKTMNRLIQGDVGSGKTIIAILAMYHAVCSGYQAVMMAPTEILAKQHYESVNNILKPFGIRCDLLVGSMTQKNKEVVKEKIKNSQVNILIGTHALIQDSVIFDKLGIVITDEQHRFGVRQRVSLANKGYNPDVMVMTATPIPRTLALILYGDLDISVIDELPPGRKPVKTYPVGNNMSNRVYNFVKEQIKEGRQAYIVCPLIEESEALDTLKSAQVMYDELIDSYFSDIEVALIHGKMKNTDKEYVMEKFKNGDIDVLISTTVIEVGINVPNANIMVIENAERFGLAQLHQLRGRVGRGSEQAYCILINRGNNKISVKRMHIMKETNDGFIISQKDLELRGPGDILGIRQHGLPSFKIANVFTDIDILKEAQTAAKKIISNKELLSSQENNLLNNKIQKLFNDINEIDKSF, encoded by the coding sequence TTGGATTCATTATGTAATTCTATTCAATATGTAAAAGGTGTTGGACCAAAACGAGCTGAAAAATTGAAAAAACTTGGAATCAATACTTATTATGATGCTCTTTATTATTTTCCCAGAGGCTATGAAGATAAATCTGAGAAAATAAAAATTGTACAAGGTCAAGATGGAAAGAGACAAACCTTTGAATTATGGGTTGCAGGAAAAGCAGCTATGTCTAGACCAAATAGAAAATTAACAATATTAAAAATGCAAGTGCGAGATGAAACAGCTACAGCACAAATAGTATGGTTTAATCAAGCTTATATGAAGGATAAGTTTAAAATTGGTCAAAAGATTATTGTTACTGGAAAAATCAAAAGAGTGTATAATCGTATTGAGATACATAATCCTGTAATAGAATCAGATAATAAATTTAAAAATATAAGTAAAATTACTCCAATATACCCATTGACAAAAGGTATAAAAAATAATGATATAATTAGAATAGTTGATAATGTTATAACTGATACTGTAGATACAATACAAGATACTTTACCTAATAGCTTAATGATTCAAAATGATTTAATAGATCTAAAAACAGCTCTAAAAGATATACACTTTCCGCAAAATATGGATAGTTATGCCAAAGCTAGAAGAAGGTTAGTTTTTGAAGAGTTTTTTATGTTTCAACTTGGTTTAATGAGTATCAGAAAAAAAATAAACAATAACGAGGGTATAAAGTTTAATAAAAGCCCAAAGATATATGATTTAATAGATACATTTCCTTTTAAGCTTACAAACGCCCAAGATAAAGTTTTAAGCGAGATATTATCTGATATGAATTCTAATAAAACAATGAATAGATTAATACAGGGAGATGTAGGTTCTGGAAAGACGATAATAGCTATTTTAGCAATGTATCATGCAGTATGCTCTGGATATCAAGCAGTCATGATGGCTCCTACTGAAATTTTGGCTAAGCAGCATTATGAATCAGTTAATAACATACTAAAACCTTTTGGTATTAGATGTGATTTATTAGTAGGTAGCATGACACAAAAAAATAAAGAAGTAGTAAAAGAAAAGATTAAAAATTCTCAAGTAAACATACTTATAGGAACACATGCTTTGATACAGGATAGTGTTATTTTTGATAAGCTAGGAATTGTTATAACAGACGAACAGCACAGGTTTGGAGTTAGACAAAGAGTATCATTAGCTAATAAAGGTTATAATCCAGATGTCATGGTTATGACAGCTACTCCAATTCCTAGAACATTAGCTTTAATATTATATGGAGATTTAGATATTTCGGTTATAGATGAATTACCTCCAGGAAGAAAGCCTGTAAAAACATACCCAGTAGGTAACAATATGTCTAATAGGGTTTATAATTTTGTTAAAGAGCAAATAAAAGAAGGAAGACAGGCTTACATAGTATGTCCATTAATTGAAGAATCAGAAGCTTTAGATACCTTGAAATCAGCTCAAGTAATGTATGATGAATTAATTGATAGTTACTTTTCAGATATTGAGGTTGCATTAATACATGGTAAGATGAAAAATACTGATAAAGAATATGTTATGGAAAAATTTAAGAATGGAGATATAGATGTTTTAATATCAACAACAGTTATTGAGGTTGGTATAAATGTTCCAAATGCAAATATTATGGTTATAGAAAATGCTGAAAGATTTGGTTTAGCTCAACTTCATCAGTTAAGAGGAAGAGTTGGTAGAGGCAGTGAGCAAGCTTATTGTATACTAATAAATAGAGGGAATAATAAAATATCAGTAAAAAGAATGCATATTATGAAAGAAACAAATGATGGTTTTATAATATCTCAAAAAGACTTGGAGCTTAGAGGACCAGGAGATATTTTAGGAATTAGGCAACATGGACTGCCAAGTTTTAAAATAGCTAATGTTTTTACAGATATAGATATTCTAAAAGAAGCACAAACAGCAGCAAAAAAAATTATATCAAATAAAGAATTATTATCTTCACAGGAAAATAATTTGTTGAATAATAAAATACAAAAATTATTTAATGATATAAATGAAATAGATAAGAGTTTTTAA
- the rsmD gene encoding 16S rRNA (guanine(966)-N(2))-methyltransferase RsmD: MRVITGKAKGHKLKAPSGNKTRPTTDKVKESIFNIIGQIDSNAYILDLFAGSGSMGIEFLSRGGKKCFFIDMDSNANRVIKQNLEKTKLKEQAEVYKTDVIKAIKKLGSRQLKFDFVFMDPPYGKLFVVSSLEQLIEDNIIKTGCIVIVEHSSDEKLPSSINKLHVLDCRKYGNTFVTFYEMKEENNDCSISR, encoded by the coding sequence CTGAGAGTAATAACAGGAAAAGCTAAAGGACATAAACTAAAGGCTCCAAGTGGTAATAAAACAAGACCTACAACTGATAAAGTAAAAGAATCTATATTTAACATTATAGGTCAAATAGATTCTAATGCATATATATTAGATTTATTTGCTGGGTCTGGTTCAATGGGAATTGAATTTTTAAGCCGTGGAGGGAAAAAATGTTTTTTTATAGATATGGACTCTAATGCTAATAGAGTTATAAAACAAAACCTAGAAAAAACAAAACTCAAAGAGCAGGCAGAGGTTTATAAAACAGATGTTATTAAAGCTATAAAAAAATTAGGAAGCAGACAATTAAAATTTGATTTTGTTTTTATGGATCCACCTTATGGTAAATTATTTGTAGTTTCTTCATTAGAACAATTAATAGAAGATAATATTATCAAGACTGGATGTATTGTAATTGTTGAGCATTCAAGTGATGAAAAATTACCAAGTTCAATTAACAAGCTTCATGTTCTTGATTGTAGAAAATATGGCAATACGTTTGTTACTTTTTATGAAATGAAGGAGGAAAATAATGATTGCAGTATATCCAGGTAG
- the coaD gene encoding pantetheine-phosphate adenylyltransferase — translation MIAVYPGSFDPITYGHIDIIERSSKKFEKIIVSVLKNPAKNPMFSVNERVKFIEEATKHLDNVIVDSFSGLLIDYVKQNNISIIVKGLRSTTDFEYELQMALTNKCLDQNIETVFLMTSSNYIYLSSSLVKDVVKFNGDVSKFVPPVVREAVIRKIKGV, via the coding sequence ATGATTGCAGTATATCCAGGTAGCTTTGACCCAATTACATATGGTCATATAGATATTATTGAAAGAAGTTCTAAAAAATTTGAAAAAATCATTGTTAGTGTATTGAAGAATCCTGCAAAAAACCCAATGTTTAGTGTAAATGAAAGAGTAAAATTTATAGAAGAAGCAACAAAACATCTAGATAATGTAATCGTTGATAGTTTTTCGGGACTATTAATAGATTATGTTAAGCAAAATAACATTTCTATTATAGTTAAGGGATTACGTTCAACTACTGATTTTGAGTACGAACTACAAATGGCATTAACCAATAAATGTTTAGATCAAAATATTGAAACAGTGTTTTTAATGACTAGTAGTAATTATATTTATTTAAGCTCTAGTTTAGTTAAAGATGTTGTTAAATTCAATGGTGATGTGTCTAAATTTGTTCCACCAGTTGTTAGAGAAGCTGTAATAAGAAAAATTAAGGGGGTTTAG
- a CDS encoding ATPase: MDVLKLLDEIEDIVEDASVIPLTGKVMVDKEEIFNIIKAIRIKLPDEIKQAEWIKEERQRILAEAQNEADTIVDEVKTHIEEMIEKDEITKLANDRANDIIKKAQNNAKEIRIGSIEYADELLKEMQEKLKETIKILDENRNELKGI, encoded by the coding sequence ATGGATGTATTAAAATTATTAGATGAAATAGAAGATATTGTGGAAGATGCTTCTGTAATTCCTTTGACAGGAAAAGTTATGGTTGACAAAGAGGAAATATTTAACATTATCAAGGCTATAAGAATAAAACTTCCTGATGAAATAAAACAAGCTGAATGGATTAAAGAAGAAAGACAAAGGATTTTAGCAGAAGCACAAAATGAAGCAGATACTATAGTTGATGAAGTAAAAACTCATATAGAAGAGATGATTGAAAAAGATGAAATAACTAAGTTAGCAAATGATAGAGCAAATGATATAATAAAGAAAGCACAAAATAATGCAAAAGAAATAAGAATTGGAAGCATAGAATATGCCGATGAGCTGCTTAAGGAAATGCAAGAGAAATTAAAAGAGACAATCAAAATATTAGATGAAAATAGAAATGAGCTAAAAGGCATTTAA
- the ylbJ gene encoding sporulation integral membrane protein YlbJ, translating into MINFLLLLLSFTYIFNHFKKKYAHWKKAFFFVLVIHIVVLLAFLILLQPETALKAGVEGVNIWLNIILPSLFPFFVCSEILINLGIADFIGTLLEPIIKPIFNVPGQSAYVFSISIASGYPIGAKNVANLLSNNEIDTISGQKILSFCSTSGPLFLIGSVSIGMLNNPSLGTLFAISHYIGALGVGLIFKFYYDFKYKNSHYSFINNISLNTALDKLIQKRRKNDKSIGELLSLAVIKSMNTILMVGGFIILYSIITNLLLSTKIFDVFSSILCYIIPSISKDLIKGLLCGFIEMTNGCKIIAAVGNSSYVAKLSAISFIIGWSGLSIHSQVISIIKETKLKLKPYIAAKFAHGLLSAVLTLIIYKSFYSQNDYTIVSKINTNVYLFPNNWLNIFVFSLKLFAVVIITLLLFGVVYNFITSKINKRN; encoded by the coding sequence ATGATTAACTTTCTTTTATTATTATTATCATTTACATATATATTCAATCATTTCAAAAAAAAATATGCCCACTGGAAAAAAGCCTTTTTTTTTGTATTAGTTATTCATATTGTAGTATTACTCGCATTTCTAATACTATTACAGCCAGAGACAGCATTAAAAGCAGGTGTAGAAGGTGTTAATATATGGCTAAATATAATTTTGCCCTCTTTGTTTCCATTTTTTGTTTGTTCTGAAATTTTAATAAACTTAGGTATAGCTGATTTTATAGGTACGCTTCTAGAACCTATTATAAAACCTATCTTTAATGTTCCAGGACAAAGCGCATACGTTTTTTCAATTAGTATTGCTTCTGGTTATCCTATTGGCGCTAAAAATGTTGCCAATTTATTAAGTAACAATGAAATTGATACTATAAGCGGTCAAAAAATACTATCATTTTGTAGTACTTCTGGTCCTTTATTTTTAATTGGTTCAGTTTCAATAGGAATGCTTAATAACCCTTCTTTAGGTACTTTATTTGCCATTAGTCACTATATAGGAGCTTTAGGTGTAGGTCTTATTTTTAAATTTTACTATGATTTCAAATATAAAAATTCACACTATAGCTTTATTAATAATATTTCACTCAATACAGCTTTAGATAAACTCATTCAAAAAAGAAGAAAAAATGATAAATCCATAGGTGAACTTTTGAGTTTAGCCGTCATAAAATCTATGAATACTATTTTAATGGTCGGAGGTTTTATTATACTTTATTCTATAATAACAAACCTCCTGTTAAGTACAAAAATATTTGATGTATTCTCATCAATATTATGTTATATAATTCCATCTATTTCTAAAGATCTGATTAAAGGTCTATTGTGTGGATTTATAGAGATGACAAATGGCTGCAAAATCATTGCAGCTGTAGGTAATTCTAGCTATGTAGCAAAACTATCCGCTATAAGCTTTATAATTGGATGGAGCGGCTTATCTATTCATAGCCAAGTAATTAGTATAATAAAAGAAACTAAGCTGAAATTAAAGCCTTATATAGCTGCAAAATTTGCTCATGGACTTCTTTCAGCTGTTTTAACATTAATTATTTATAAAAGTTTCTATTCCCAGAATGATTATACTATAGTATCAAAAATAAATACGAATGTCTATTTATTTCCTAATAACTGGTTGAACATTTTTGTATTTTCTTTGAAATTATTTGCGGTAGTAATCATTACATTATTACTCTTTGGTGTTGTTTACAATTTTATTACAAGTAAAATAAATAAAAGAAATTAA
- the larA gene encoding nickel-dependent lactate racemase gives MNIELKYGKTITKATIPENFDVNIINANLPNNEISLEEEQKKLEYAINNPIESDRLKDIAKKGKTAAIMVSDITRPSPSKKLLPYIIAELKEAGIKNENITIIFGMGIHRSHTKEEQEMLLGSEIYGSIKAIDSNKDEYVYIGDTKRATPVYLCKTLVKADIKICTGNIEYHYFAGYSGGAKAVMPGAANYKSISNNHKLQLDDRAKSGKIQGNPVREDIDEVGKLLNIDFILNVVLNKDKKILKAFSGDYILAHRQGCKFLDSIYNVKIKERADIVIVSPGGYPKDVNLYQTQKSLDNAKHAIKDGGIIILVAQCKEGFGEKVFEQWIKDAQSPEELINKLRKEFVLGGHKAAAIGQVVKNNSVFIVTDLKDEDAKIVFFKPYKTLQSALDAAIKQSNNPKILIIPQGSSTLPSAK, from the coding sequence ATGAATATTGAACTAAAATATGGAAAAACAATAACGAAAGCTACTATACCAGAAAATTTTGATGTAAATATTATTAATGCAAATCTACCCAATAATGAAATAAGCTTAGAAGAAGAACAAAAAAAACTAGAATATGCTATAAACAATCCAATAGAAAGTGATAGATTAAAAGACATTGCTAAAAAAGGTAAGACAGCTGCTATAATGGTTAGTGATATAACTAGACCATCTCCTTCAAAAAAGCTATTACCATATATCATAGCTGAATTAAAAGAAGCAGGTATAAAAAACGAAAATATAACTATTATATTTGGAATGGGTATACATAGATCTCATACAAAAGAAGAACAGGAAATGTTGCTAGGAAGCGAAATTTATGGATCAATAAAAGCTATAGATAGCAATAAAGATGAATATGTTTACATAGGAGATACAAAGAGAGCTACACCTGTCTATTTATGTAAGACATTAGTAAAGGCAGATATTAAAATATGTACAGGTAATATTGAATATCATTACTTTGCTGGATATTCAGGTGGGGCAAAAGCTGTTATGCCAGGTGCAGCTAATTACAAAAGTATTTCAAATAACCATAAGCTTCAATTAGATGATAGAGCTAAATCGGGTAAAATTCAGGGCAATCCTGTTAGAGAGGACATAGATGAAGTTGGTAAATTATTAAATATAGATTTTATACTAAATGTAGTGTTAAATAAAGACAAAAAAATATTAAAAGCATTTAGTGGAGATTATATATTAGCTCATAGACAAGGTTGTAAATTTTTAGATTCAATATATAATGTTAAAATAAAAGAACGCGCTGATATTGTAATAGTATCACCAGGTGGCTATCCAAAAGATGTGAATTTATATCAAACTCAAAAATCACTAGATAATGCTAAACATGCAATAAAAGATGGTGGAATAATCATATTGGTTGCTCAATGTAAAGAAGGATTTGGAGAAAAGGTTTTTGAACAATGGATAAAAGATGCTCAGTCTCCAGAAGAGCTAATAAATAAATTGAGAAAAGAATTTGTTCTAGGAGGTCATAAAGCTGCAGCTATTGGACAAGTGGTGAAGAATAATAGTGTTTTTATAGTAACAGACTTGAAAGATGAAGATGCAAAGATAGTTTTCTTTAAGCCTTATAAAACACTACAGAGTGCCTTAGATGCTGCTATTAAACAATCTAATAATCCTAAAATATTAATAATACCTCAGGGTAGTTCTACACTACCTTCAGCCAAATAA
- the serA gene encoding phosphoglycerate dehydrogenase, with protein sequence MFKLTRERVIIVEKIDDSGIDLLKSKFDVDLKIDMTREELLDVIQDYDAIIVRSATLVNSELMEKGKRLKIIGRAGNGIDNIDIPEATKRGIIVANTPDSNSISAGELAIGLMFAQARNITKADKSMREGRWDRNKFEGTELYGKTLGIIGLGRIGSLVATRMKAFGMDAIAYDPYITDERFEQYDVKKCETLDELLKIADFITIHTPRTEETIGMISYNEIEMMKKGVHITNAARGKIIDEKAAYEGLKNGKIGSMGLDVHEKEPRHESPLYEFDNVVVTPHIGANTVSAQQNVGKTIAMQVINGIRGEIVPNAVNLPVIHRDELKAVKPYIDMMEKIGKLYYQLFKDAVKFVEINYWADASKFDVDMVNIAFLKGLLEPIKKDKVNYINAKVLAKKSGIGIKFKKYEENYNNYSNLINVKITDVNMKQYTFSGAISMKREGILVEMNGYKMDVTPSEKMIILKNKDVPGVIGKVGTLTGKDGINVATMHVGRKTKGDTALMILNVDEAVSKDAIKDFVKLDEILWARAIEL encoded by the coding sequence GTGTTTAAATTGACTAGAGAAAGAGTAATTATTGTTGAAAAAATTGATGATAGTGGTATAGATTTGTTAAAAAGTAAATTTGATGTAGATTTAAAAATTGATATGACAAGAGAAGAATTATTAGACGTAATTCAAGATTATGATGCTATTATAGTTAGAAGTGCAACTTTAGTTAATAGTGAGCTTATGGAAAAAGGAAAAAGATTAAAGATCATTGGTCGTGCAGGAAATGGAATTGACAACATTGACATACCTGAAGCTACAAAAAGAGGAATTATTGTTGCAAATACTCCTGATTCTAATAGTATCTCAGCAGGAGAACTAGCAATAGGATTGATGTTTGCACAAGCTAGAAATATTACAAAAGCAGATAAAAGTATGAGAGAAGGAAGATGGGATAGAAATAAATTTGAAGGTACCGAATTGTATGGAAAGACACTAGGAATTATTGGACTAGGACGTATAGGATCATTAGTAGCTACTAGAATGAAAGCTTTTGGTATGGATGCAATAGCATATGATCCATATATTACAGATGAGAGATTTGAACAATATGATGTTAAAAAATGTGAAACACTAGATGAACTTCTTAAAATAGCTGATTTCATAACCATTCACACGCCAAGAACAGAAGAAACAATTGGGATGATAAGTTATAATGAAATAGAAATGATGAAGAAGGGTGTTCACATAACAAACGCCGCAAGGGGTAAAATAATTGATGAAAAAGCTGCATATGAGGGTTTGAAGAATGGTAAAATAGGCAGCATGGGTTTAGATGTTCATGAAAAAGAACCAAGACATGAAAGTCCATTATATGAGTTTGATAATGTTGTAGTAACACCTCATATAGGAGCAAATACTGTTTCAGCACAGCAAAATGTAGGTAAAACAATAGCGATGCAAGTTATCAATGGTATAAGAGGTGAAATAGTACCTAATGCAGTAAATTTACCTGTTATCCATAGAGATGAGCTAAAGGCTGTAAAACCTTATATTGACATGATGGAGAAAATAGGTAAATTATACTATCAATTATTTAAAGATGCTGTAAAATTCGTAGAAATTAATTACTGGGCAGATGCAAGTAAATTTGATGTTGATATGGTTAATATTGCTTTTCTCAAAGGACTACTTGAACCAATTAAAAAAGACAAAGTTAACTATATAAATGCTAAGGTATTAGCTAAAAAATCAGGAATAGGAATTAAATTCAAAAAATATGAAGAGAATTATAACAACTATTCAAATTTAATAAATGTAAAAATAACAGATGTAAATATGAAACAATACACATTTTCAGGAGCTATTTCCATGAAAAGAGAAGGTATATTAGTAGAAATGAATGGATACAAAATGGATGTAACTCCAAGTGAAAAAATGATTATTCTTAAAAATAAAGATGTTCCTGGTGTTATAGGAAAGGTTGGTACACTAACAGGTAAAGATGGCATAAATGTAGCGACTATGCACGTTGGTAGAAAAACAAAAGGAGATACAGCTCTTATGATATTGAATGTAGATGAAGCAGTAAGTAAAGATGCTATAAAGGATTTTGTTAAGCTTGATGAGATTCTTTGGGCGAGGGCTATAGAATTATAA